A section of the Orenia marismortui DSM 5156 genome encodes:
- a CDS encoding carbohydrate-binding protein: protein MRVLVHPLADNKGNKFRVKYNGILSKNGAEQVYLHAGLGYNGSWAAIKDIAMKDINGEWVADIRVEDRINKFNFCFRDSADHWDNNSGNDWSYRIL, encoded by the coding sequence ATGAGAGTACTTGTCCATCCCTTAGCAGATAATAAAGGAAATAAATTTAGAGTAAAATACAATGGAATACTTAGTAAAAATGGAGCTGAACAGGTCTATCTACATGCAGGTTTAGGGTATAATGGTTCTTGGGCAGCTATCAAAGATATTGCAATGAAAGATATTAATGGTGAGTGGGTGGCAGATATAAGGGTAGAGGATAGAATTAATAAATTTAATTTTTGTTTTAGAGATTCTGCTGATCATTGGGATAATAATAGTGGTAATGACTGGAGTTATAGAATATTATAA
- a CDS encoding sensor histidine kinase → MVISSQEELLIDKEIITGLLESSRDGIIILDSSAKIIYKNQRFIEMYSFLEDISDQDDAYKLAKELKEKVNNCDKFISNIENRLELSTEYRDYLHFKDGRTWEVNFYPLLVNNQQKGQILNFRDISDCENLKLDIEIKDQAIENSLNAFSFIDLGGNILYANKRCLEMWGYELDQILGKNSIYFWDDREQLKDRIRTIVNQGSWYGEAVARRSDGSKFEVEVFSNLIRDDKGNPILLSATFIDISPRKEAERERIKSKQLYQKLIKLLPSAVFVHRNRQCLYANEAALELMGYDSLEEAIGRNFSELLNFKIDNYKDFEERLKDLEQEELSLGSNEYIVNFKDGRIMEVETISSSLVYNGERYITTVVQDISDRKETQRLQQEILKEQIKLEEAQEYDRLKTEFFSNISHDLKTPLNIILGVVELLMKSHKDNVNCPYYDQFTKYTNMMKQNCYRLLRLLNNLLDITRFDAGSMKLNLSNYNIVYLIEDIVMSIAPYAESQGIDLIFDTNVEERLIACDPSKIERVILNLLSNSFKFTAEEDRIEVKVIDQKESIAVCVKDTGMGIPEAELDKLFNRFEQVESDFDPKSIGSGVGLALVKSIVEAHNGYITVASNYREWTEFIIELPVRVISEDKQSKKIYNKAGIIERANIEFSDIYNKADL, encoded by the coding sequence TTGGTTATATCAAGTCAAGAAGAGTTACTAATAGATAAAGAAATTATAACTGGCTTATTAGAATCATCTCGTGATGGAATTATAATACTAGACTCTAGTGCAAAGATTATTTATAAAAATCAGCGTTTTATAGAAATGTACTCTTTTCTTGAAGATATTTCAGATCAAGATGATGCCTATAAACTGGCAAAAGAATTAAAAGAAAAGGTTAATAATTGTGATAAATTTATATCTAATATTGAAAATAGATTAGAACTTTCTACAGAGTATAGAGACTATCTTCATTTTAAAGATGGTAGGACCTGGGAGGTTAACTTTTATCCACTGCTAGTGAATAATCAGCAGAAAGGTCAGATTTTGAATTTTAGAGATATTAGTGATTGTGAGAATTTAAAATTAGATATAGAAATTAAAGATCAAGCAATAGAGAATTCCCTTAATGCCTTTTCATTTATAGATCTGGGAGGAAATATTCTTTATGCTAATAAACGCTGTTTAGAGATGTGGGGTTATGAGTTAGATCAGATATTAGGTAAGAACTCAATTTATTTTTGGGATGATAGAGAACAGTTAAAAGATAGAATAAGAACAATAGTTAATCAGGGAAGCTGGTATGGAGAAGCAGTTGCAAGAAGAAGTGATGGCTCTAAATTTGAAGTAGAAGTTTTTAGTAATCTAATAAGGGATGACAAAGGAAACCCTATTTTGTTATCAGCTACCTTTATAGACATTAGTCCAAGAAAAGAGGCAGAAAGGGAAAGAATAAAAAGCAAGCAACTATATCAAAAGTTAATAAAACTGTTACCAAGTGCAGTTTTTGTACATAGGAATAGGCAGTGTTTATATGCTAATGAAGCAGCTTTAGAATTAATGGGATATGATTCTTTAGAGGAAGCTATAGGTAGAAACTTTAGCGAATTATTAAATTTTAAGATTGATAATTATAAGGACTTTGAAGAGAGGTTAAAAGACTTAGAACAGGAAGAGCTATCTTTAGGATCTAATGAGTATATAGTTAACTTTAAGGATGGGCGAATAATGGAAGTTGAAACAATTTCATCATCTTTAGTATATAATGGTGAAAGATATATAACTACTGTGGTCCAAGATATAAGTGATCGTAAAGAAACACAAAGATTACAACAAGAGATCTTAAAGGAACAGATTAAGCTAGAAGAAGCTCAAGAATATGATAGATTAAAGACAGAGTTCTTCTCCAATATATCACATGACCTCAAGACACCTTTAAATATAATTTTGGGAGTAGTGGAATTATTAATGAAGAGCCATAAGGATAATGTTAATTGTCCTTATTATGATCAATTCACCAAATATACCAATATGATGAAGCAGAATTGTTATAGGCTTTTGAGATTACTTAATAATCTGCTAGATATTACTAGATTTGATGCAGGATCGATGAAATTAAACCTAAGTAATTATAATATAGTTTATTTAATTGAAGATATAGTCATGTCAATAGCACCTTATGCAGAGTCTCAGGGGATAGATCTAATCTTTGATACCAATGTTGAAGAAAGATTAATTGCTTGTGATCCTAGTAAGATAGAGAGAGTTATTTTAAATCTGTTATCTAATTCTTTTAAATTTACAGCGGAAGAGGATAGGATAGAAGTAAAGGTTATTGACCAGAAGGAAAGTATTGCAGTATGTGTTAAGGATACAGGAATGGGAATCCCAGAGGCAGAGCTGGATAAGCTATTTAATCGCTTTGAGCAAGTAGAGTCTGATTTTGATCCAAAATCGATTGGAAGTGGAGTAGGATTGGCTTTGGTAAAATCTATTGTTGAAGCACATAATGGTTATATAACGGTAGCTAGTAACTATAGAGAATGGACTGAATTTATTATCGAATTGCCAGTAAGGGTTATATCTGAAGATAAGCAATCTAAGAAAATATATAATAAAGCTGGAATTATAGAAAGGGCCAATATAGAATTTTCCGATATATATAATAAAGCTGATTTATAA
- a CDS encoding xanthine phosphoribosyltransferase: protein MELLKERIKDDGKLVSKEILKVDSFLNHQIDPRLMQEIGREFAKRFKEEEISKILTIEASGIAVALMVGLELDVPVVFAKKKKASTMDSKVYTGEVKSFTKNKVYNISVDSTYINNEDKILIIDDFLAMGNASQGLLEIVNKAKAELAGIGIVIEKGFQPGGKLLRQQGIKVESLAIIDSLADNEINFL, encoded by the coding sequence ATGGAATTATTGAAAGAAAGAATTAAGGATGATGGGAAGTTAGTTTCTAAAGAGATTTTAAAAGTGGACTCTTTTTTAAACCATCAAATAGATCCTAGACTAATGCAGGAGATCGGAAGAGAATTTGCTAAGCGATTTAAAGAAGAAGAGATTAGCAAGATTTTAACTATTGAGGCATCAGGGATTGCAGTGGCTTTGATGGTAGGTCTGGAATTAGATGTACCAGTAGTATTTGCTAAAAAGAAGAAAGCCTCTACAATGGATAGCAAAGTTTATACAGGTGAAGTAAAGTCTTTTACTAAAAATAAGGTTTATAATATTAGTGTAGATTCTACTTATATAAATAACGAGGATAAAATACTAATTATTGATGATTTTCTAGCAATGGGAAATGCTTCCCAAGGTCTATTAGAAATTGTGAACAAGGCAAAAGCTGAATTAGCTGGTATAGGAATTGTAATTGAAAAAGGATTTCAGCCTGGAGGAAAATTATTACGCCAACAGGGGATTAAGGTTGAATCTTTAGCTATTATTGATAGTTTAGCTGATAATGAAATTAATTTTTTATAA
- a CDS encoding nucleobase:cation symporter-2 family protein produces MGQEALSYQEDFVSEGNKDLYEDNKLTYGINDKPELKLAIPLAIQHIVAAFSGIVAVPLVVGGVLGLSAVEMGYLVSTALFMAGLATFIQAKGFGKVGAKLPCIMGTDFTFVGPSIAVGSTMGLAGIFGATLLAAPIEMIISKFFPKIRRLFPPVVTGCVVTLIGLTVLPVAIDWAAGGYGAADYGSLKNIGVTLAVLTVIVSLNQFAKGFWSSASILIGTIFGYIIAYPLGMLEFSAVREAALINLPMPFKYGIAFSLTGFFAFIPAYLVTSIETVGDLLAVGEACNKELESEDISKGLMADGVGSMLAGVFGAGPNTSFSQNVGIIPLTGVGSRFVVILAGIILMFLGVFPKLGALIAIMPNPVLGGAGIVMFGMIAASGIKVLHDADLTRRNLLIIAISLGLGLGVVVRPDILSHLPKALKTFFQSGITTGTITALLLNIILPKMEE; encoded by the coding sequence ATGGGTCAAGAAGCATTAAGTTATCAAGAGGATTTTGTTAGTGAAGGAAATAAAGATTTATATGAAGATAATAAATTAACTTATGGTATTAATGATAAGCCTGAATTAAAACTTGCTATTCCTTTGGCTATTCAGCATATTGTTGCTGCATTTAGTGGGATAGTTGCTGTGCCATTAGTAGTTGGAGGAGTTTTAGGATTATCTGCAGTTGAGATGGGATATTTGGTTAGTACAGCCTTATTTATGGCTGGTTTAGCTACTTTTATTCAAGCTAAGGGATTTGGAAAAGTAGGTGCTAAGTTACCTTGTATTATGGGAACAGATTTTACTTTTGTAGGACCATCTATAGCAGTTGGAAGCACTATGGGATTAGCAGGTATCTTTGGAGCTACTTTGCTAGCTGCACCAATTGAAATGATAATCAGTAAGTTCTTTCCTAAAATCAGGAGATTATTCCCACCAGTTGTAACCGGTTGTGTAGTGACTTTGATTGGATTAACAGTTTTGCCAGTAGCAATTGATTGGGCGGCAGGAGGTTATGGAGCTGCGGATTATGGTAGTTTAAAGAATATAGGTGTTACCTTAGCAGTATTAACAGTGATTGTCTCCTTAAATCAATTTGCAAAAGGTTTTTGGAGTTCAGCTTCAATTTTAATTGGTACTATCTTTGGATATATTATAGCGTATCCTTTGGGAATGTTAGAATTTTCTGCTGTAAGAGAGGCTGCTTTAATTAATTTACCTATGCCTTTTAAGTATGGAATCGCTTTTAGTTTAACTGGATTTTTTGCTTTTATACCTGCTTATTTAGTAACTAGTATTGAGACTGTTGGTGATTTATTAGCAGTTGGTGAAGCCTGTAATAAAGAATTAGAAAGTGAAGATATTTCTAAAGGATTAATGGCTGATGGAGTTGGGAGTATGTTAGCAGGAGTTTTTGGGGCTGGTCCTAATACTTCTTTTAGTCAGAATGTTGGAATCATTCCTTTAACAGGAGTAGGGAGTAGGTTTGTTGTTATTTTGGCCGGTATTATTTTAATGTTTTTAGGTGTTTTTCCTAAGTTAGGTGCTTTAATTGCAATTATGCCTAATCCTGTATTAGGAGGAGCAGGAATTGTTATGTTTGGAATGATTGCTGCTAGTGGAATTAAAGTATTACACGATGCTGATTTAACTAGAAGAAATTTATTAATTATTGCTATCTCTTTAGGATTAGGTTTAGGAGTAGTAGTAAGACCAGATATTTTAAGTCATTTACCAAAAGCGCTGAAGACTTTCTTCCAATCAGGTATTACTACAGGGACTATTACAGCCTTACTATTGAATATTATTTTACCTAAGATGGAAGAGTAA